One genomic segment of Bos javanicus breed banteng chromosome 23, ARS-OSU_banteng_1.0, whole genome shotgun sequence includes these proteins:
- the MOCS1 gene encoding molybdenum cofactor biosynthesis protein 1 isoform X3 gives MPEEGVPLTPKADLLTTEEILTLARLFVKEGVDKIRLTGGEPLIRPDVVDIVAQLRQLEGLTTIGITTNGINLARLLPQLQKAGLSAINISLDTLVPAKFEFIVRRKGFHKVMEGIHKAIELGYSPVKVNCVVMRGLNEDELLDFVALTEGLPLDVRFIEYMPFDGNKWNFKKMVSYKEMLDTLRQQWPELEKLPEEESSTAKAFKIPGFRGQVSFITSMSEHFCGTCNRLRITADGNLKVCLFGNSEVSLRDHLRAGASEEELLRVIGAAVGRKKRQHAGMFNISQMKNRPMILIELFLMRQDSPPALPSTFRNSLRVQVLRHRVSFSSQMVTLWKGGGVPQAPLVAQRWLGSSLPQRHFSFHLDSDANPKCLSPTEPRAPAASSGPLPDSDQLTHVDTEGRMAMVDVGRKPDTERVAVASAVVLLGPVAFKLIQENQLKKGDALAVAQLAGIQAAKLTSQLIPLCHHVALSHVQVQLELDRTRHAAVIQASCRARGPTGVEMEALTSAAVAALALYDMCKAVSRDIVLAEIKLVSKTGGQRGDFHRT, from the exons CCCAGCTCCGCCAGCTGGAAGGTCTGACGACCATTGGCATCACCACCAACGGCATCAACCTAGCCCGGCTGCTACCTCAGCTCCAGAAAGCTGGTCTCAGTGCCATCAACATCAGCCTGGACACACTGGTACCAGCCAAGTTTGAGTTCATCGTCCGCAGGAAAG GCTTCCACAAGGTCATGGAGGGCATCCACAAGGCCATCGAGCTGGGCTACAGCCCCGTGAAG GTGAACTGCGTGGTGATGCGAGGCCTGAACGAGGACGAACTCCTGGACTTTGTGGCCTTGACCGAGGGCCTCCCCCTGGATGTGCGCTTCATCGAGTACATGCCCTTTGACG GCAACAAGTGGAACTTTAAGAAGATGGTCAGCTATAAGGAGATGCTGGACACCCTCCGGCAGCAGTGGCCGGAGCTGGAGAAGCTGCCCGAGGAGGAATCCAGCACAGCCAAG GCCTTTAAAATCCCCGGTTTCCGAGGCCAGGTCAGCTTCATCACGTCTATGTCTGAGCATTTCTGTGGGACCTGCAACCGGCTGCGAATCACAGCTGACGGGAACCTCAAG GTCTGCCTCTTCGGGAACTCAGAGGTGTCTCTACGGGATCACCTGCGGGCAGGGGCCTCCGAGGAGGAGCTGCTGAGGGTCATCGGGGCTGCGGTGGGCAGGAAGAAGCGGCAGCACGCAG GCATGTTCAATATCTCCCAGATGAAGAACCGGCCCATGATCCTCATCG AGTTATTTTTGATGCGCCAAGATTCCCCACCAGCCCTTCCAAGCACTTTCAGGAACTCTCTCCGTGTTCAGGTTCTGAGACACAGAGTGAGTTTCTCCAGCCAGATGGTGACTTTATGGAAAGGAGGCGGGGTCCCCCAGGCCCCTCTTGTTGCCCAGCGGTGGCTGGGGTCCAGCCTCCCTCAGAGACACTTCAGTTTCCACCTGGACTCAGATGCCAACCCAAAGTGCCTTAGCCCAACAGAGCCCCGGGCTCCTGCCGCCTCCTCAGGACCTCTGCCAGACTCTGACCAACTGACCCACGTGGACACGGAAGGACGGATGGCTATGGTGGACGTGGGCaggaagccagacacagagaGGGTGGCCGTGGCCTCGGCCGTGGTCCTCCTGGGGCCTGTGGCCTTCAAGCTCATCCAGGAGAACCAGCTCAAGAAGGGAGATGCCCTGGCGGTGGCCCAGCTGGCAGGCATCCAGGCGGCCAAGCTGACCAGCCAGCTGATCCCTCTCTGCCACCACGTGGCGCTGAGCCATGTCCAGGTGCAGCTGGAGCTGGACCGCACACGCCACGCCGCAGTGATCCAGGCATCTTGCCGGGCCCGGGGCCCCACCGGGGTGGAGATGGAGGCCCTGACCTCCGCTGCCGTGGCCGCCCTCGCCCTGTACGACATGTGCAAGGCCGTCAGCAGGGACATCGTGTTGGCGGAGATCAAGCTCGTTAGCAAGACTGGGGGTCAGCGAGGGGACTTCCATCGAACGTAG